The Microbacterium sp. LWO12-1.2 genome includes a window with the following:
- a CDS encoding aromatic alcohol reductase codes for MSGHEWDGQSRKILVIGAGELGMPVLRNVMRRAIDVPGSSVDVLLRPATIDSGAPAKQRDLAEIRDLGIGIVPGDLVQNTIDELVSIFTRYDTVIGCTGITAGLDAPMKVAHAALAAKVPRYFPWQFGVDFDVIGRGSPQDIFDSQLDVRDLLRSQEETEWVIISTGMFMNYLFEPGSGMVDLPSRTVNALGSAETAVTVTTPEDIGALTAEILFAEPRIQNEIVYIAGDTVTYGEVAETLGDALGHPFALRVWSESQLMEELADDPHDMTRKYRAAFAQGRGVAWDKATTYNARQEIRTTTLREWVRANLVP; via the coding sequence ATGTCAGGACATGAGTGGGACGGCCAGTCCAGGAAAATTCTCGTAATCGGAGCAGGAGAGCTAGGCATGCCCGTGCTGCGGAACGTCATGCGCCGCGCCATCGATGTCCCAGGCTCCTCGGTGGACGTTCTGCTCCGCCCCGCCACAATCGATTCCGGGGCACCGGCGAAGCAGCGCGATCTCGCCGAGATTCGCGATCTGGGGATAGGTATTGTTCCCGGCGACCTGGTGCAGAACACGATCGACGAGCTTGTGAGCATCTTCACCCGGTACGACACCGTCATCGGATGCACGGGGATCACCGCGGGCCTCGACGCTCCCATGAAGGTCGCCCACGCGGCACTGGCGGCGAAAGTACCCCGGTACTTCCCTTGGCAGTTCGGCGTGGACTTCGATGTCATCGGTCGCGGAAGCCCCCAGGATATCTTCGACTCGCAACTCGATGTCCGAGACCTCCTGCGGTCGCAGGAAGAGACCGAGTGGGTGATCATTTCGACCGGCATGTTCATGAACTACCTCTTTGAACCCGGCTCGGGGATGGTTGATCTGCCCAGTCGCACCGTCAACGCACTCGGGTCAGCAGAGACCGCCGTCACCGTGACGACGCCGGAGGATATCGGTGCGCTCACCGCAGAGATCCTCTTCGCTGAACCTCGAATTCAGAATGAGATCGTCTACATCGCCGGCGACACCGTAACCTACGGAGAGGTCGCCGAGACGCTCGGGGACGCGCTCGGACATCCGTTCGCGCTGAGGGTGTGGTCGGAATCTCAGCTCATGGAGGAACTCGCCGACGACCCTCATGATATGACGCGGAAGTATCGTGCCGCCTTCGCGCAGGGGCGCGGTGTTGCCTGGGATAAGGCAACTACCTACAATGCCCGTCAGGAAATCAGGACGACGACGCTCCGCGAGTGGGTAAGGGCCAACCTGGTCCCCTGA
- a CDS encoding amidohydrolase family protein gives MIRYEPAIDLETISAIDVHVHIEVDRHGRTSLPDDLSSAASEYFSIDGPRPDLDSVAKYYRERRMAAVVFTVGATTQLGHTGIFSEEIAEGAAHNNDVLIPFGSVDPRLGAAAVDRARRLIDDYGVRGFKFHPPLQGFDPSDETHHALYGLLEGAGVIALFHTGQTGIGAGLRGGRGLRLGLSNPMLLDPVAADFPDLQIIMAHPSVPWQDEALSVTTHKPNTWIDLSGWSPKYFPENLVSHANSLLRSRILFGSDFPLLTPERWMRDAEKTSLKPEVMPGILKDNAARLLGLAD, from the coding sequence ATGATTCGTTACGAGCCAGCCATCGACCTCGAGACGATCTCCGCGATCGACGTGCATGTGCACATCGAGGTCGACAGACACGGACGCACCTCGCTGCCTGATGACCTCTCGAGTGCCGCATCGGAGTACTTCTCTATTGACGGCCCGCGCCCGGACCTCGACTCGGTTGCGAAGTATTATCGGGAGCGCCGAATGGCAGCGGTCGTGTTCACGGTCGGCGCGACGACGCAGTTGGGACACACAGGCATCTTCAGCGAGGAAATCGCCGAGGGCGCAGCGCACAACAACGACGTCCTCATCCCTTTCGGATCGGTCGATCCACGCCTCGGCGCCGCGGCTGTGGATCGCGCACGCCGTTTGATCGACGACTACGGTGTGCGCGGCTTCAAGTTCCACCCCCCTCTGCAGGGATTCGATCCGAGCGACGAAACGCATCACGCGCTTTACGGGCTCCTTGAGGGTGCCGGAGTGATCGCCCTCTTCCACACGGGACAAACCGGCATCGGCGCCGGACTCCGAGGAGGGCGCGGTCTGCGCCTGGGGCTCTCGAACCCGATGCTGCTCGACCCGGTGGCTGCGGACTTCCCCGACCTACAGATCATCATGGCCCACCCGTCCGTGCCCTGGCAGGACGAGGCGCTGTCTGTAACGACCCACAAGCCCAACACCTGGATCGACCTGTCCGGTTGGAGCCCCAAGTACTTCCCCGAGAACCTCGTGAGTCATGCCAACTCGCTTCTCCGTTCCCGCATCCTGTTCGGATCGGACTTCCCGCTCCTCACCCCCGAACGCTGGATGAGGGACGCCGAGAAGACCTCGCTCAAGCCCGAGGTGATGCCGGGGATTCTCAAGGACAACGCGGCGCGACTACTCGGTCTCGCAGACTGA
- a CDS encoding Lrp/AsnC family transcriptional regulator: MSAATKQPVLDDISKRIVELLQEDGRRPYAEIGREVGLSEAAARQRVQRMTEAGIIQIVAVTDPMQLGFKRMSMIGIRVTGDPRAVAEQLTEITELAYVVVTLGTYDILVEAVCESDAHLLDLIATRIRTIPGVIHTESLLYAGLYKDLYNWGTR; the protein is encoded by the coding sequence ATGAGTGCCGCAACGAAACAGCCAGTCCTTGATGACATCTCGAAGCGGATCGTCGAGCTGCTGCAGGAGGACGGCCGGCGCCCCTACGCCGAGATCGGCCGCGAGGTCGGGCTCAGCGAGGCCGCGGCCCGGCAGCGCGTGCAGCGGATGACGGAGGCGGGCATCATCCAGATCGTCGCCGTCACCGACCCGATGCAGCTCGGCTTCAAGCGCATGTCGATGATCGGCATCCGCGTCACCGGCGACCCCCGTGCGGTCGCGGAGCAGCTGACCGAGATCACCGAACTCGCCTACGTGGTCGTGACCCTCGGCACCTACGACATCCTCGTCGAAGCGGTGTGCGAGAGCGACGCCCATCTGCTCGACCTCATCGCCACCCGCATCCGCACCATCCCCGGCGTCATCCACACCGAGAGCCTGCTCTACGCCGGCCTCTACAAAGACCTCTACAACTGGGGTACGCGCTGA
- a CDS encoding MerR family transcriptional regulator → MKISEAAAKVGAPARMLRYYEQQGLIAASRSGNGYRDYSEEQVEHARHVRALVEAGLSTRMIKIVLDIEAPLERQQAVSCSRASAEDLARELRVVENRISCLEKSRDAVIRYLRSSEHSDVLASFAR, encoded by the coding sequence ATGAAGATCAGCGAAGCCGCGGCCAAGGTCGGGGCGCCTGCAAGGATGCTCCGCTACTACGAGCAGCAAGGCCTCATCGCGGCCTCGCGCTCAGGGAATGGATATCGCGACTACTCGGAGGAGCAGGTCGAGCATGCCCGCCACGTCCGGGCTCTGGTTGAAGCCGGTCTTTCGACACGCATGATCAAGATCGTCCTGGATATCGAGGCACCGCTCGAACGACAGCAGGCGGTTTCGTGCAGCCGTGCGTCAGCCGAGGACCTGGCCCGGGAGTTGCGTGTGGTCGAGAACCGCATCTCGTGCTTGGAGAAGAGCCGCGATGCCGTGATCCGCTACCTTCGAAGCTCGGAACATTCTGACGTGCTAGCCTCCTTCGCGCGATGA
- a CDS encoding MFS transporter, whose product MKPFGRLSLASLLLHSALIQAAIFLIRPTASYRALELGAPPAALGAIGAAFAVLPLLFAVPAGLLADRIGSRPMILMGSVVTLGAAVTFLFWGGDLVGLIVATAVLGAGHLACIVGQQSAVANTSRGGRLDSMFGYYTFMASLGQAAGPLLIPLVGGHGLTPSTNALQRGSVHRGCARRLRCADA is encoded by the coding sequence ATGAAGCCGTTCGGGCGTCTGTCGCTCGCGTCGCTTCTGCTGCATTCGGCGCTGATCCAGGCCGCCATCTTCCTCATCCGTCCTACCGCTTCGTATCGAGCACTGGAGCTGGGGGCGCCGCCAGCGGCGCTCGGCGCGATCGGGGCAGCGTTCGCCGTGCTCCCTCTCCTCTTCGCCGTACCCGCGGGCCTTCTCGCTGACCGCATCGGCTCTCGGCCGATGATCCTCATGGGATCCGTCGTCACACTTGGTGCGGCAGTGACATTCCTCTTCTGGGGCGGCGACCTCGTTGGCCTGATAGTCGCGACAGCGGTCCTCGGCGCCGGACACCTGGCGTGTATCGTCGGCCAGCAGAGCGCGGTTGCCAACACCTCGCGAGGTGGGCGGCTGGACTCGATGTTCGGCTACTACACGTTCATGGCTTCGCTTGGTCAGGCCGCCGGACCGTTGCTGATCCCGCTTGTCGGGGGCCACGGGCTTACGCCTTCGACGAACGCCCTGCAGCGCGGGAGTGTGCATCGCGGGTGCGCTCGTCGTCTTCGGTGCGCTGATGCGTAA
- a CDS encoding IclR family transcriptional regulator: MANSSTGDSVVARVLRVLDTFTPTRTVQTRSEIGRRAGLPSSTAHRIVNDLVESGVLERDEHNGMRVGVRLWELATRSSDALRLRQAALPSMERVQARIGEHTQLAVREADEALFLERLSSPESGANITKIAGRLPLHASSSGLVLLAFADRATRERVLSLPMKRLTKSTITESSDLRRKLNEVRSVGFSIAPGYVEEVSTGVAVPIRGERGVIAALSVVLPRDSPTEGPLVAIIQAARDIERALGAHRQRSIGSPLNGNLGGVAPR; the protein is encoded by the coding sequence ATGGCGAATTCTTCGACTGGCGATTCCGTCGTCGCCCGCGTACTCCGTGTCTTGGACACGTTCACACCCACTCGCACGGTCCAGACGCGCAGTGAGATCGGCCGTCGAGCGGGCCTCCCGAGCTCGACCGCCCATCGCATCGTGAACGACCTGGTCGAGAGCGGTGTGCTGGAACGCGACGAGCACAACGGCATGCGGGTGGGTGTGCGCCTGTGGGAGCTGGCGACTCGGTCGTCCGACGCGCTCCGTCTGCGTCAAGCTGCGTTGCCCTCGATGGAGCGGGTGCAGGCGCGGATCGGGGAGCACACCCAACTCGCCGTCAGGGAGGCCGACGAGGCGCTGTTCCTGGAACGCCTCAGTAGCCCCGAGTCCGGAGCGAACATCACCAAGATCGCCGGCCGCCTTCCCCTGCACGCATCATCCTCGGGATTGGTTCTGCTCGCGTTTGCAGATCGCGCGACTCGGGAGCGGGTTCTGAGCCTACCGATGAAGCGTCTGACGAAAAGCACGATCACGGAGAGTTCCGACCTGCGGAGGAAGCTCAACGAGGTCCGCAGTGTCGGGTTCAGCATCGCTCCCGGTTACGTCGAAGAGGTCTCCACAGGTGTCGCAGTGCCCATCCGCGGCGAGCGCGGTGTCATCGCTGCGCTTTCGGTGGTCCTGCCCCGCGACTCCCCTACGGAAGGCCCGTTGGTGGCGATCATTCAAGCCGCGCGAGACATCGAACGCGCGCTCGGCGCTCATCGGCAGCGATCGATCGGATCCCCATTGAATGGGAATCTCGGTGGTGTAGCGCCCCGCTGA
- a CDS encoding NAD(P)/FAD-dependent oxidoreductase translates to MGTTVFERQRPSDAVIDASLQGTALSVFWLDDVERPTHPALTGPVSADLVIVGGGYAGLWTAVRAKERDPQRRVVLLEASRIAWAASGRNGGFCEASLTHGHENGLTRWPQEIDRLEELGLENLDGIARTVERYGMDADFERTGAITLAVERHQVDWLREEDGFLDREAVQAEVHSPTFLAGAWDRDATALVHPAKLGLELARVAADLGVEIFEHSLVRGIEGDGTGPMTVVTRDGGRVIADDVALATNVFPSLLRRNRLMTVPVYDYVLMSEPLSDEQLTSIGWSNRQGLADSANQFHYYRLTADNRILFGGYDAVYHFGGKVRPEYEDRMESHRRLASHFFTTFPQLEGLRFTHRWAGAIDSSSRFCAFFGTARRGRVAYATGFTGLGVGAARFAADVMLDELSGEQTERTELAMVREKPIPFPPEPAAAIGINLVRAAMDRADHNEGKRNLFLRTLDAVGMGFDS, encoded by the coding sequence ATGGGAACCACCGTCTTCGAACGCCAGCGCCCCTCGGATGCCGTCATCGACGCGTCTCTGCAGGGGACGGCGCTGAGCGTCTTCTGGCTCGACGACGTCGAGCGGCCGACGCATCCGGCGCTCACCGGCCCGGTGTCCGCCGATCTCGTGATCGTCGGCGGCGGGTACGCAGGACTGTGGACCGCGGTGCGTGCGAAGGAGCGCGACCCGCAGCGCCGGGTCGTGCTGCTCGAGGCGTCGCGCATCGCGTGGGCGGCCTCCGGCCGCAACGGCGGCTTCTGCGAGGCGAGCCTCACGCACGGCCACGAGAACGGACTGACCCGCTGGCCGCAGGAGATTGACCGACTCGAGGAGCTCGGACTCGAGAACCTCGACGGCATCGCCCGGACCGTGGAGCGATACGGGATGGATGCCGACTTCGAACGCACCGGCGCGATCACGCTCGCCGTCGAACGTCATCAGGTCGACTGGCTCCGCGAGGAGGACGGCTTCCTCGACCGCGAGGCCGTGCAGGCCGAAGTGCATTCGCCGACCTTCCTCGCCGGCGCGTGGGACCGCGATGCCACGGCGCTCGTGCATCCCGCGAAGCTCGGCCTCGAGCTCGCGCGGGTCGCCGCCGACCTGGGCGTCGAGATCTTCGAGCACTCGCTCGTGCGAGGCATCGAGGGCGACGGCACGGGACCGATGACCGTCGTCACCCGCGACGGCGGACGCGTGATCGCCGACGACGTCGCGCTCGCCACGAACGTCTTCCCGTCGCTCCTCAGGCGCAATCGGCTCATGACCGTCCCCGTGTACGACTACGTGCTGATGAGCGAACCGCTGAGCGACGAACAGCTCACGTCGATCGGCTGGTCGAACCGCCAGGGCCTCGCAGACAGCGCCAACCAGTTCCACTACTACCGCCTCACCGCCGACAACCGGATCCTCTTCGGCGGCTACGACGCCGTGTATCACTTCGGCGGCAAGGTGCGCCCCGAGTACGAGGACCGGATGGAGAGCCACCGCAGACTCGCCTCGCACTTCTTCACGACGTTCCCGCAGCTCGAAGGGCTGCGCTTCACGCACCGCTGGGCGGGCGCCATCGACTCGTCGAGCCGGTTCTGCGCTTTCTTCGGCACCGCCCGCCGGGGACGGGTCGCCTACGCGACCGGCTTCACGGGGCTCGGCGTCGGCGCCGCCCGGTTCGCCGCCGACGTCATGCTCGACGAACTCTCGGGAGAGCAGACCGAACGCACGGAGCTGGCGATGGTGCGCGAGAAGCCCATCCCGTTCCCGCCGGAGCCCGCCGCCGCGATCGGCATCAACCTCGTGCGCGCCGCGATGGACCGCGCCGATCACAACGAGGGAAAGCGCAACCTCTTCCTCCGGACGCTCGACGCCGTCGGCATGGGATTCGACTCGTGA
- a CDS encoding gamma-aminobutyraldehyde dehydrogenase: MTTESLQNFIGGRRVPVNGAGRMPLIDPATEETYGELPVSDASDVDAAYAAAAAAFPVWRDTTPADRQLALFRIADEMQARAEEFADLESKDTGKPRASLVADEILQSIDQLRFFAGAARSLEGRAAAEYLAGHTSFVRREPIGVIGQVTPWNYPLNMAVWKIAPALAAGNTVVLKPAESTPLTTLLLAEIVAVHTPAGTLNVVLGDRDTGVALVEHPTPQMVAITGSVRAGMAVARSAAADVKRVHLELGGKAPAIVFPDADLDRAASGIVTGAFFNAGQDCTAATRVLVHSSVHDEFVAALVEKTKTDARTGAPHEEGVLYGPLSSAAQLAQVQGFVDRLPPHATIETGGRHQGDAGYFFEATIVSGLHQDDEAVQSEIFGPVLTVQAFDTDEEALAMANDVPYALASSVWTRDHTRAMRFSRDLDFGCVWINTHIPFVSDMPHGGFKHSGYGKDLSQYGFDDYTRIKHVMTALD, from the coding sequence ATGACCACAGAATCCCTGCAGAACTTCATCGGCGGTCGACGCGTTCCCGTGAACGGAGCAGGGCGGATGCCGCTGATCGACCCGGCGACGGAGGAGACGTACGGCGAGCTGCCGGTGTCGGACGCCTCCGACGTCGACGCCGCGTACGCCGCGGCCGCCGCCGCGTTCCCCGTCTGGCGCGACACGACCCCGGCCGACCGGCAGCTGGCACTGTTCCGCATCGCCGACGAGATGCAGGCCCGCGCCGAGGAGTTCGCCGACCTGGAGTCGAAGGACACGGGCAAGCCGCGGGCCAGCCTCGTCGCCGACGAGATCCTGCAGTCCATCGACCAGCTGCGGTTCTTCGCCGGCGCCGCCCGCAGCCTCGAGGGTCGCGCCGCCGCCGAGTACCTCGCCGGCCACACCTCGTTCGTGCGCCGCGAGCCGATCGGCGTCATCGGACAGGTCACGCCGTGGAACTACCCGCTCAACATGGCGGTGTGGAAGATCGCACCGGCGCTCGCCGCCGGCAACACCGTGGTGCTGAAGCCCGCCGAGTCGACCCCGCTGACCACGCTGCTGCTCGCCGAGATCGTGGCCGTGCACACGCCCGCCGGCACTCTGAACGTCGTGCTCGGCGACCGCGACACCGGGGTGGCGCTCGTCGAGCATCCGACGCCGCAGATGGTCGCGATCACCGGGTCGGTGCGGGCGGGCATGGCGGTGGCCCGCTCGGCCGCCGCCGACGTGAAGCGCGTGCACCTCGAACTCGGCGGCAAAGCGCCGGCGATCGTCTTCCCCGACGCCGACCTCGACAGGGCGGCCTCGGGCATCGTCACCGGCGCGTTCTTCAACGCCGGGCAGGACTGCACGGCCGCCACCCGCGTGCTCGTGCACTCCTCTGTGCACGACGAGTTCGTCGCGGCGCTGGTCGAGAAGACGAAAACGGATGCCCGCACCGGTGCACCGCATGAGGAGGGAGTCCTGTACGGGCCCCTCAGCAGCGCGGCCCAGCTCGCCCAGGTGCAGGGCTTCGTCGACCGGCTGCCGCCTCACGCCACGATCGAGACCGGCGGGCGTCACCAGGGAGACGCGGGCTACTTCTTCGAGGCCACCATCGTCTCGGGTCTGCACCAGGACGACGAGGCCGTGCAGAGCGAGATCTTCGGACCGGTGCTCACCGTGCAGGCCTTCGACACCGACGAGGAGGCGCTGGCGATGGCGAACGACGTCCCCTACGCTCTGGCCTCGTCGGTGTGGACGCGTGACCACACCAGGGCGATGCGCTTCTCCCGCGACCTCGACTTCGGGTGCGTGTGGATCAACACCCACATCCCGTTCGTGTCCGACATGCCGCACGGCGGCTTCAAGCACTCGGGCTACGGCAAGGACCTCTCACAATACGGCTTCGACGACTACACCCGCATCAAGCACGTCATGACCGCGCTCGACTGA
- a CDS encoding cupin domain-containing protein, producing MSLLAAGAGVDAAALPLVHEPLPVDEVVLGQPTTATRALAALGEIEVGIWEMTPGTASDIEVDEVFVVLAGHARIDFVEPPLTAIEVGPGSIVYLTEGQRTVWTVTETLRKVYIC from the coding sequence GTGAGCCTGCTCGCCGCCGGGGCGGGAGTGGATGCCGCGGCACTACCGCTCGTGCACGAGCCGCTGCCTGTCGACGAGGTGGTGCTCGGTCAGCCGACGACCGCCACGCGTGCGCTGGCTGCCCTCGGTGAGATCGAGGTCGGCATCTGGGAGATGACGCCCGGCACGGCATCGGACATCGAGGTCGACGAAGTTTTCGTCGTGCTGGCCGGTCATGCGCGCATCGACTTCGTCGAGCCTCCGCTCACCGCGATCGAAGTCGGTCCTGGATCGATCGTGTATCTGACCGAAGGGCAACGCACCGTGTGGACGGTCACCGAGACCCTGCGCAAGGTGTACATCTGCTGA
- a CDS encoding MFS transporter: protein MRNAKSEKSLNRATDGNTWSILRTPGVARAIGTSALIVAAVDLTVVYIPALGIEREMTAASVGALLTIRAVASMLSRLFLGRAAARIGRARLMGVSIAMAAISFLILATPVPEWAIFATMVTVGLGLGVGQPLTMSWVTEQVPPGRRGTALAVRLAGNRLSQVVLPSAVGSLGSIASAGAVLGVTGLLLVGTLVLIGTVRFDEDP, encoded by the coding sequence ATGCGTAACGCGAAGTCCGAGAAGTCCTTGAACCGCGCCACCGACGGCAACACGTGGTCGATCCTCCGAACCCCAGGCGTCGCCCGGGCTATCGGCACGAGCGCGCTCATCGTCGCAGCCGTGGACCTCACCGTGGTCTACATCCCGGCGCTGGGCATCGAACGGGAGATGACCGCCGCATCCGTCGGCGCGTTGCTCACCATCCGGGCGGTCGCGTCGATGCTGTCCAGGCTGTTCCTCGGTCGTGCCGCCGCGCGCATCGGGCGAGCCCGGCTGATGGGGGTGAGCATCGCCATGGCCGCTATCTCGTTCCTGATCCTCGCCACCCCCGTGCCCGAGTGGGCGATCTTCGCCACGATGGTCACTGTCGGCCTCGGCCTCGGGGTCGGACAGCCGCTGACCATGTCCTGGGTGACGGAGCAGGTCCCACCCGGGCGTCGGGGAACAGCCCTTGCGGTGCGCCTGGCCGGGAACCGGTTGAGCCAGGTCGTGCTCCCGTCCGCAGTCGGATCTCTCGGCAGCATCGCGAGCGCCGGCGCCGTGCTGGGAGTGACGGGCCTGCTGTTGGTCGGCACTTTGGTGCTGATCGGGACCGTGCGTTTCGATGAAGACCCCTAG